A genomic region of Dactylococcopsis salina PCC 8305 contains the following coding sequences:
- a CDS encoding D-alanyl-D-alanine carboxypeptidase — MLDLISLGLITELFTGWGETPPPLKPIQPLQWEESALFSLPHSPEPIIKKIAENYLQDLSNMGIPLDSQGVWFASDWWTFSQHRGEISQSAASLTKIATSLAALDTYGVNYQFETLVRHTGGIEDGVLKGDLVIEGGGDPFFVWEEAIALGNRLNELGIEKISGNLIIVGDFFLNYQQNPQTSAQLFAQALNHQLWSREIQKQYKQLPSEMLRPQVQVLGNIQVSNNADFKSNKLLIRHLSLPLRDILQEMNVYSNNKMADLIARSVGGAKIVEQKVIEITQVSSEEVQLINGSGLGIDNRLSPRAVAKMLRAIQQQLESEGETMGAILPVTGINRGTVRDRAITEGIAVKTGSLWNVSALAGVISTKRHGLVYFTIINQNGNLQTFRNQQDQFLQQLDQSWQISRFKSNSLVQLGDPKRNLPVTS, encoded by the coding sequence ATGTTGGATTTGATTAGCTTGGGTTTAATTACGGAATTATTCACAGGATGGGGGGAAACGCCACCTCCTCTGAAGCCGATACAACCACTACAGTGGGAGGAATCAGCGTTATTTTCTCTCCCTCATTCTCCTGAACCGATCATCAAAAAAATTGCAGAAAACTATTTACAAGATTTATCTAACATGGGGATTCCCCTGGACAGTCAAGGGGTTTGGTTCGCTTCTGATTGGTGGACTTTTTCCCAACATCGCGGAGAGATTTCTCAGTCGGCGGCTTCTTTAACGAAAATTGCCACCAGTTTAGCGGCTTTAGACACTTATGGGGTTAATTATCAGTTTGAAACTCTGGTGAGACACACGGGGGGAATTGAAGATGGGGTTTTAAAAGGGGATTTAGTGATTGAAGGGGGAGGTGATCCCTTTTTTGTCTGGGAGGAGGCGATCGCGCTCGGAAATCGCTTAAATGAATTAGGAATTGAAAAAATAAGCGGGAATTTAATTATTGTTGGTGATTTTTTTCTGAATTATCAACAAAATCCTCAAACTTCCGCTCAACTTTTCGCCCAAGCACTCAATCATCAATTATGGTCACGAGAGATTCAAAAGCAATATAAACAACTCCCCTCGGAAATGCTGCGTCCACAAGTGCAAGTTTTAGGGAATATTCAGGTTAGTAATAACGCTGATTTTAAGAGTAATAAATTGCTAATTCGCCATCTTTCTCTGCCTTTAAGGGATATCCTTCAAGAAATGAATGTTTATAGTAATAATAAAATGGCGGATTTAATCGCTCGATCGGTGGGGGGAGCGAAAATAGTCGAACAAAAAGTTATCGAAATTACACAAGTTTCTTCTGAAGAAGTACAATTAATTAATGGTTCAGGATTAGGAATTGATAATCGCTTATCCCCTCGTGCTGTGGCGAAAATGTTACGGGCAATTCAACAACAATTAGAATCTGAGGGGGAAACAATGGGAGCAATTTTACCTGTTACTGGAATTAATCGCGGTACTGTGCGCGATCGAGCCATCACCGAAGGAATTGCGGTAAAAACAGGCAGTTTATGGAATGTTAGCGCTTTAGCGGGGGTGATTTCAACGAAGCGTCATGGCTTAGTTTATTTCACCATTATTAATCAAAATGGCAATCTGCAAACTTTCCGTAATCAACAAGATCAGTTTCTACAACAATTAGATCAATCATGGCAAATTTCTAGATTTAAAAGTAATTCTCTGGTTCAATTAGGTGATCCCAAACGTAACCTTCCAGTGACCAGTTAA
- a CDS encoding inorganic diphosphatase has protein sequence MDLSRIPAQPKPGLVNIVIEIAGGSKNKYEFDKDLNTFALDRVLYASVQYPYDYGFIPNTLADDGDPLDGMVIMDQPTFPGCVITARPIGMLEMIDDGDRDEKLLCVPDKDPRFKEINALGQIAPHRLDEISEFFATYKRLEKKETEILGWKDVDTVNALVEKCVKAVNG, from the coding sequence TTGGATTTATCACGGATTCCCGCACAGCCGAAACCTGGTTTAGTCAACATTGTGATTGAAATTGCAGGGGGAAGCAAAAACAAATATGAGTTTGATAAAGACTTAAATACTTTCGCCCTCGATCGCGTGTTATATGCTTCTGTTCAATATCCCTACGACTATGGGTTCATTCCCAACACCCTCGCCGATGATGGTGATCCCCTCGATGGGATGGTAATCATGGATCAACCGACTTTTCCTGGTTGTGTGATCACTGCTCGTCCCATTGGGATGTTAGAGATGATTGATGATGGCGATCGAGACGAAAAACTGCTCTGTGTTCCCGATAAAGACCCCCGATTCAAAGAAATCAATGCCCTTGGGCAAATTGCCCCTCACCGTCTCGATGAGATTTCCGAATTTTTCGCCACCTATAAACGCTTAGAGAAGAAAGAAACGGAAATTTTAGGTTGGAAAGATGTGGACACCGTTAATGCTTTAGTCGAAAAGTGTGTGAAAGCGGTTAACGGTTAA
- a CDS encoding GNAT family N-acetyltransferase, with the protein MPIQFCDDSNQIDIPALQNLFNLTAFWAQGRTEAGLKTAIANSNPVITVWEGERLIGFSRATSDCVYRATIWDVVIHPEYQGVGLGSTLVETMLAHPRLIGVERVYLMTTYQQNFYQQIGFQDNPTTTMVMYNNKGLVNQFNDQCDEATTKQVETFQGTSPQ; encoded by the coding sequence ATGCCAATTCAATTTTGTGACGACTCAAACCAGATCGATATTCCCGCTTTACAAAACCTCTTCAACCTTACTGCATTTTGGGCGCAAGGACGAACCGAAGCGGGATTAAAAACGGCGATTGCGAATAGTAATCCCGTGATTACAGTTTGGGAAGGAGAACGTTTAATTGGGTTTTCTCGCGCCACCAGTGATTGTGTTTACCGCGCGACGATTTGGGATGTGGTGATTCATCCTGAATATCAAGGAGTCGGTTTAGGGAGTACCTTAGTTGAAACTATGTTGGCACATCCGCGTTTAATTGGTGTTGAACGAGTGTATTTAATGACGACTTATCAACAAAATTTTTATCAACAAATCGGTTTCCAAGACAACCCAACCACCACCATGGTTATGTACAACAACAAGGGTTTAGTGAACCAGTTTAATGATCAGTGTGACGAAGCAACAACCAAGCAGGTAGAGACATTCCAAGGAACGTCTCCACAGTAA
- a CDS encoding SDR family oxidoreductase, with protein sequence MNSLEDKIVLITGASSGLGAACARIFAQGKAKLILNARRQDRLEELAQELKTEYGSECYLLSFDVRDRATLEQSLSSLPSPWSNIDVLINNAGLSRGLNPLQEGSIEDWEEMIDTNIKGLLYMTRKIAPNMVERGSGHIINIGSIAGHQTYPKGNVYCATKAAVRTLSEGLKQDLLGTPVRVSCVDPGLVETEFSLVRFRGEQEKAEKTYQGLTPLSPEDIADVVYFCATRPPHVNVSEMLVMPTDQSGSTMVHRRTSS encoded by the coding sequence ATGAACTCTCTCGAAGATAAAATCGTTTTGATTACTGGCGCGAGTAGCGGCCTTGGGGCTGCTTGTGCCAGAATATTTGCTCAGGGGAAAGCAAAGTTAATTCTTAATGCACGTCGTCAAGACCGCTTAGAGGAATTAGCCCAAGAACTAAAAACAGAGTATGGAAGCGAGTGTTATTTACTTTCCTTTGATGTGCGCGATCGAGCGACCTTAGAACAATCTCTTTCCTCCCTTCCCTCTCCCTGGTCAAACATTGATGTTTTAATCAATAATGCAGGATTAAGTCGCGGACTGAATCCCCTACAGGAAGGAAGCATTGAAGACTGGGAAGAAATGATCGATACCAATATCAAAGGGTTGCTTTACATGACTCGAAAAATTGCGCCTAATATGGTAGAAAGAGGAAGCGGTCATATTATTAATATCGGCTCGATCGCGGGACATCAAACCTATCCCAAAGGAAACGTTTATTGCGCCACTAAAGCCGCCGTTCGCACCCTATCAGAAGGTTTAAAACAAGACCTCTTGGGAACACCAGTGCGAGTCAGTTGTGTTGATCCAGGCTTAGTGGAAACCGAGTTTAGCTTAGTGCGATTTCGTGGGGAACAAGAAAAAGCCGAAAAAACCTATCAAGGCTTAACCCCCCTTTCCCCAGAAGATATTGCTGATGTCGTGTATTTTTGCGCCACTCGCCCTCCTCACGTTAATGTGAGTGAAATGTTAGTCATGCCAACGGATCAAAGTGGTTCAACCATGGTTCATCGACGCACCTCATCTTAA
- a CDS encoding nuclear transport factor 2 family protein, whose product MLNHLLKKSTPFSYIIASIALLLMSTVAQAAPANTAPKTLTERLNQLETAANNGNLEAVRSVYSQNFSAESGLNVETLTQKLEQLWDTYSRLDYQVELQSWEREGDAIVAETVTRIRGLREIQGKEAFLDARLRSRQRFRNGKIVSQNTLEESSRLYIGSAPRVKVNAPNEVEVGEEFNFDVIVREPVGNDILLGTALEEAVTSSKYLAPQELDLEILPAGGIYRLGKIDRPGERWLSAIIVRDDGITLISERVNVISPMSALSNSKPTD is encoded by the coding sequence ATGCTAAATCATCTCCTAAAAAAAAGCACCCCATTCTCCTATATCATCGCATCGATCGCGCTCTTGTTAATGAGTACCGTTGCTCAAGCCGCTCCCGCTAATACAGCACCAAAAACTCTCACCGAACGGCTAAATCAATTAGAAACCGCCGCCAATAATGGTAATTTAGAAGCAGTGCGATCGGTTTATAGTCAAAACTTTAGCGCTGAATCGGGTTTAAATGTAGAAACCTTAACCCAAAAACTCGAACAACTCTGGGACACCTATTCCCGACTAGATTATCAGGTAGAATTACAAAGTTGGGAACGAGAGGGAGATGCGATCGTAGCAGAAACCGTCACTCGTATCCGAGGATTGCGAGAAATCCAAGGAAAAGAAGCGTTTTTAGATGCGCGGCTGCGATCGCGCCAACGGTTTCGCAATGGTAAAATTGTCTCTCAGAATACCTTAGAAGAAAGTTCCCGACTCTATATTGGCAGTGCGCCGCGTGTCAAAGTCAATGCTCCCAATGAGGTAGAAGTAGGAGAAGAATTTAATTTTGATGTGATTGTCCGCGAACCAGTGGGAAATGATATCTTGTTAGGAACAGCATTGGAAGAAGCAGTCACCTCCAGTAAATATTTAGCCCCACAAGAGCTTGATTTAGAAATTCTACCTGCTGGTGGAATTTATCGACTGGGAAAAATCGATCGACCTGGGGAACGCTGGCTGTCTGCGATAATTGTTCGAGATGATGGAATTACCCTGATTTCCGAACGAGTTAATGTGATTTCTCCGATGTCTGCGTTGTCAAACTCCAAACCAACTGATTGA
- the gatC gene encoding Asp-tRNA(Asn)/Glu-tRNA(Gln) amidotransferase subunit GatC — protein sequence MIDLEQVQKVAHLARLELTPEEEQQLTSQLSGILEYVEQLNELDTTDVAPTTRAIDVSNITRSDQEIPYAETEALLEQAPTREDTFFRVPQIMSSD from the coding sequence ATGATTGATCTTGAACAAGTGCAAAAAGTCGCTCACTTAGCACGTTTAGAACTAACACCAGAAGAAGAACAACAATTGACTAGCCAACTCAGTGGGATTTTGGAATATGTGGAACAACTCAATGAGTTAGACACCACAGATGTTGCTCCCACAACCCGCGCGATCGATGTCAGTAATATCACGCGATCGGATCAAGAAATTCCTTATGCAGAAACCGAAGCGTTGTTAGAACAAGCACCAACGCGGGAAGATACCTTTTTCCGTGTGCCTCAAATTATGAGCAGTGACTAA
- a CDS encoding photosystem I assembly protein Ycf3, which translates to MPRTQRNDNFIDKSFTVMADIILKMLPTGKRSKEAFTYYRDGMSAQSDGEYAEALDNYYEALKLEEDPNDRSYVLYNIALIHTSNGEYERALEYYQKAIEDNPRLPQAMNNIAVIYHHQGDLAKKEGREEQGEALFDQAAEYWKEAIRMAPNNYIEAQNWLKTTGRSDIDVYF; encoded by the coding sequence ATGCCAAGAACACAGCGTAACGATAACTTCATTGATAAATCATTTACAGTGATGGCAGATATTATCCTCAAAATGTTGCCCACTGGAAAACGATCAAAAGAAGCATTTACCTATTATCGAGATGGAATGTCAGCGCAGTCTGATGGGGAATATGCAGAGGCGTTAGATAATTATTATGAGGCTTTAAAACTAGAAGAAGACCCGAACGATCGAAGCTATGTGTTGTATAATATAGCCTTAATTCACACCAGTAATGGTGAGTATGAAAGAGCGCTGGAATACTACCAAAAAGCGATCGAAGATAACCCCCGTCTTCCCCAAGCCATGAATAATATCGCTGTGATCTACCACCATCAGGGAGATTTAGCCAAAAAAGAAGGGCGAGAAGAACAAGGAGAAGCACTCTTCGATCAAGCGGCGGAATACTGGAAAGAAGCGATTCGCATGGCCCCCAATAACTACATTGAAGCCCAAAACTGGCTCAAAACCACTGGTCGTTCCGACATCGACGTTTATTTTTAG
- a CDS encoding iron-containing alcohol dehydrogenase family protein, which translates to MKQQTKVSTSSQVTTLQVSPGQIMRGKGAITEAGANIAQLGKRPLIIGGDRALKLIQPLLAPLCQEHDLTITSASHYPDSCEKSQQTLQAVVSDHQADLIIGVGGGKALDMAKLVASQCQLPMVTIPTSGATCAAWTALSNLYTEAGAFLYDVPLPYPPNLLILDYDLIETAPKRTLIAGIGDALAKWYEASVSSGHATASLTIAAVQQARVLRDILLQKSATALENPGGAVWQEIVDATVLLPGVIGGLGGANCRTVAAHAIHNGLTHIEATHNILHGEKVAYGILVQLRLEEMVENNQLAATARQQLLEFYSEIGLPKSLEDLGLENVTLTQLQQVAEIACAPNSDIHRLPFTVEPTELVAAMVSTTVTVNSKAAAKV; encoded by the coding sequence ATGAAGCAACAAACGAAAGTCTCCACCTCTTCTCAGGTGACAACCTTACAGGTGTCTCCAGGACAGATCATGCGCGGCAAAGGTGCAATTACAGAAGCTGGGGCAAATATTGCTCAGTTGGGAAAACGTCCCTTGATCATTGGGGGCGATCGCGCTTTAAAATTAATTCAACCTTTATTAGCGCCACTTTGCCAAGAACATGATCTCACGATAACCAGTGCTTCTCATTACCCCGACTCTTGCGAAAAATCACAGCAAACGCTACAAGCGGTCGTTTCTGATCACCAAGCAGACTTAATTATTGGTGTCGGTGGTGGCAAAGCATTAGATATGGCGAAATTAGTTGCTTCCCAGTGTCAGTTACCCATGGTTACGATTCCCACGTCTGGCGCAACTTGTGCCGCTTGGACAGCCCTATCGAATCTCTACACAGAAGCAGGGGCTTTCCTCTATGATGTTCCCCTTCCCTACCCTCCCAACTTACTGATTCTCGACTACGATTTAATCGAAACCGCACCGAAACGCACTCTCATTGCTGGTATTGGTGACGCTCTCGCGAAATGGTACGAAGCATCGGTGAGTAGTGGTCACGCCACCGCCAGTTTAACCATTGCTGCGGTGCAACAAGCGCGAGTGTTACGGGATATCCTACTGCAAAAGTCAGCAACTGCGCTGGAAAATCCAGGGGGAGCAGTTTGGCAAGAAATTGTTGACGCAACGGTATTACTGCCAGGTGTCATTGGCGGTTTAGGTGGCGCAAATTGTCGCACAGTTGCCGCTCATGCCATCCATAATGGGTTAACCCATATAGAAGCGACTCACAACATCCTTCATGGCGAAAAGGTTGCTTATGGGATTTTAGTGCAACTGCGGTTAGAAGAAATGGTGGAGAATAACCAATTGGCAGCAACAGCGCGACAGCAATTATTAGAATTTTATTCCGAAATCGGTTTACCAAAGAGCCTTGAGGATTTAGGATTAGAGAACGTGACTTTAACTCAGTTGCAGCAAGTTGCGGAAATTGCTTGTGCGCCTAATTCTGATATTCATCGTTTACCTTTTACAGTAGAGCCGACGGAATTAGTGGCGGCAATGGTTTCGACAACGGTAACTGTTAATAGCAAAGCTGCGGCTAAGGTTTAG
- a CDS encoding aspartate aminotransferase, whose amino-acid sequence MGYLPTPAERLNALPPYVFARLDELKAKAREQGLDLIDLGMGNPDGFAPSPVIEAAINALKVRENHGYPPFEGTGSFRASIARWYHRRYGVNLSPDSEALPLIGSKEGLTHLALAYVNPGDLVLVPSPAYPAHFRGPLIAGGKLHQMVLTPEQDWLIDLSAIPEDVAQQSKILYFNYPSNPTTAVAPREFFEEIVAFARHYSILLVHDLCYAELAFDGYQPTSVLEIPGAKEISVEFHTLSKTYSMAGWRVGFVVGNSKIIQGLRTLKTNMDYGIFSAVQAAAETALDLPDSYVETAQQRYQQRRDFLVAGLEALGWKIPKPKATMYLWVKCPRGRSSTDFALDTLQKTGVVVTPGNAFGEAGEGYVRISLIESIDRLQEVLNRFQQAGIRYK is encoded by the coding sequence ATGGGATATCTACCAACCCCTGCTGAACGATTAAACGCCCTTCCTCCCTATGTGTTTGCTCGTCTGGATGAATTGAAGGCAAAAGCGCGAGAACAAGGCTTAGATTTAATAGATTTGGGGATGGGAAACCCAGATGGCTTTGCTCCCTCTCCTGTGATTGAGGCGGCGATTAATGCTTTGAAGGTGAGAGAAAATCACGGTTATCCGCCGTTTGAGGGGACGGGTAGTTTTCGCGCTTCGATCGCGCGGTGGTATCATCGTCGTTATGGGGTGAATTTATCTCCAGACAGTGAGGCGTTACCGCTCATTGGCTCAAAGGAAGGGTTAACCCATCTCGCTTTAGCTTATGTTAATCCTGGGGATTTAGTTTTAGTTCCCTCTCCTGCTTATCCTGCTCATTTTCGCGGCCCCCTCATTGCTGGTGGTAAACTCCATCAAATGGTTTTAACGCCCGAACAAGACTGGTTAATTGATTTAAGTGCAATTCCAGAAGATGTGGCGCAACAGAGCAAGATTTTATATTTCAATTATCCCAGTAATCCCACCACTGCGGTTGCACCGAGGGAGTTTTTCGAGGAAATTGTGGCGTTTGCTCGTCATTACTCGATTTTATTGGTACATGATCTCTGTTATGCGGAATTGGCGTTTGATGGCTATCAACCGACGAGTGTTTTAGAAATTCCAGGGGCGAAGGAAATTAGTGTGGAGTTTCACACCCTCTCGAAAACCTATAGTATGGCAGGATGGCGTGTGGGGTTTGTGGTGGGAAATAGTAAAATTATCCAAGGACTGCGGACGCTGAAAACCAATATGGATTATGGGATTTTTTCGGCGGTACAAGCGGCGGCGGAAACGGCGTTAGATTTGCCAGATAGTTATGTGGAAACCGCCCAACAGCGTTATCAGCAACGACGGGATTTTTTAGTGGCTGGGTTAGAAGCGTTAGGTTGGAAGATTCCGAAACCGAAGGCGACAATGTATTTATGGGTTAAGTGTCCAAGGGGGCGAAGTTCGACGGATTTTGCTTTGGATACGTTGCAGAAAACGGGTGTGGTGGTTACGCCAGGGAATGCTTTTGGAGAGGCGGGAGAAGGGTATGTGAGGATTAGTTTAATTGAATCGATCGATCGCTTGCAAGAGGTTTTAAATCGCTTTCAACAAGCAGGGATTCGTTATAAGTAA
- a CDS encoding glycosyltransferase family 2 protein: protein MSYSPSFSEKVLDEIKTAPQVSVIVPIYNEVESLEALVDLIAQTLIPTQRPYEVICVDDGSKDGSTALLKTLAQSRKDLSAVILRRNYGQTAAMAAGFHQAQGQFIISLDADLQNDPTDIPQLLAKLEEGYDLVSGWRKYRQDAALTRLLPSKIANWLIGKVTNVRIHDYGCSLKGYRAELLADMNLYGELHRFLPALAFIEGAKITEIPVKHHPRRYGSSKYGLGRTLRVLMDLLTIWFMQKFLTRPMHVFGSLGLTSMGLGVLIGAYLTFVKFAFNQDIGDRPLLILVVVLLLAGVQLFSFGLLGELLIRTYHESQGRPIYRVREVVSSIE, encoded by the coding sequence GTGAGTTATTCTCCTAGTTTTTCCGAGAAGGTACTTGATGAGATTAAAACAGCGCCGCAGGTTTCTGTAATTGTTCCCATTTACAATGAGGTGGAGAGTTTAGAAGCGTTAGTCGATTTGATCGCACAAACTTTAATTCCGACGCAACGCCCCTATGAAGTGATCTGTGTTGATGACGGTTCTAAGGATGGTTCAACCGCACTCCTCAAAACACTAGCACAAAGCAGAAAAGACTTATCTGCGGTCATTCTGCGGCGCAACTATGGACAAACCGCTGCCATGGCTGCGGGTTTCCATCAAGCACAGGGACAGTTTATCATTTCCCTTGATGCAGATTTACAAAACGATCCCACTGATATCCCACAACTCCTCGCTAAACTAGAAGAAGGCTATGATCTCGTTAGTGGTTGGCGCAAATATCGCCAAGATGCTGCGTTAACCCGCTTACTCCCTTCAAAAATCGCAAACTGGCTGATCGGAAAAGTCACAAATGTTCGCATCCATGACTATGGCTGTTCTCTCAAAGGCTATCGTGCGGAATTGTTGGCGGATATGAATTTATATGGCGAATTACATCGGTTTCTTCCCGCATTAGCGTTTATTGAAGGGGCAAAAATTACCGAAATTCCTGTTAAACATCATCCCCGACGCTATGGTAGCAGTAAATACGGTTTAGGGCGAACCTTGCGAGTTTTAATGGACTTGTTAACTATCTGGTTTATGCAGAAGTTTCTCACTCGTCCGATGCACGTTTTTGGTTCTTTAGGATTAACTTCTATGGGGTTGGGAGTCTTAATTGGTGCGTATTTAACGTTTGTTAAGTTTGCCTTTAATCAAGATATTGGCGATCGACCACTGTTAATTTTAGTGGTAGTATTACTGTTAGCTGGCGTACAATTATTTTCCTTTGGTTTATTAGGAGAACTCCTCATTCGCACCTATCACGAATCACAAGGCAGACCGATTTATCGGGTGCGAGAGGTGGTTTCCTCGATCGAGTAG
- a CDS encoding cytochrome b/b6 domain-containing protein: MSSSPKSPYQPFLLRFLHSAIAFFVLAAIITAFWTYDTYDGRWGGLPLPKWSDIEGIHGTFGLWSLLIFPIFVFYAIHRGQRRLIQSSFVRELNKIGKPIWWYNLHRLTNTLAIFALSFALFSGKMMDEKWLPRGELNHGWYYAHLISWVVLVIAIALHSLMGLKVGGKPLLLSMFHWQFRSKDSPFLWGTQVKTWLKENKIATGIKQELRKLSPHLKIIEIVIFSSLIIAWILPLIK; the protein is encoded by the coding sequence ATGTCATCCTCTCCTAAGTCTCCTTATCAACCCTTTCTTTTACGTTTTTTACATAGCGCGATCGCCTTTTTCGTCCTCGCAGCAATTATTACAGCTTTCTGGACTTATGACACTTATGATGGACGATGGGGAGGTCTTCCCCTACCAAAATGGTCGGACATTGAAGGAATTCATGGAACATTTGGACTGTGGTCTTTATTAATCTTTCCTATTTTTGTTTTCTACGCCATTCATCGCGGACAACGAAGACTCATTCAATCCTCTTTTGTCAGGGAATTAAATAAAATTGGTAAGCCAATTTGGTGGTATAACCTACATCGATTAACCAATACTCTAGCCATATTTGCCTTAAGTTTTGCCCTGTTTTCTGGGAAAATGATGGATGAGAAATGGTTGCCTAGAGGTGAACTTAATCATGGTTGGTATTATGCTCATTTAATCTCTTGGGTCGTTCTAGTAATCGCGATCGCACTTCATTCATTGATGGGACTAAAAGTGGGAGGGAAACCACTTTTACTCTCGATGTTTCACTGGCAGTTTCGGTCTAAAGATAGTCCGTTTTTATGGGGAACACAAGTCAAAACTTGGCTAAAAGAAAACAAAATTGCGACTGGTATCAAACAAGAATTGCGAAAACTTTCTCCTCATCTCAAAATCATCGAAATTGTAATTTTTTCGAGTTTGATCATTGCTTGGATTCTTCCTCTAATTAAATAA